Within uncultured Roseibium sp., the genomic segment TGGTCATCGGCTCCCCGGTGCTCCTGCTGCCGCGCAAGTGGGGCTGGTGGATCGTTCCGTTCTGGGCCAACCTCATGCTGCTTCTGCTGCGCCTGATCGTCGGCCTTAAGGTCGAGGTTCGCGGCAAAGAGAACATTCCCCGGGGCGGCTATATCGTTGCGTCCAAACACCAGTCGGCGTGGGAAACCTTCGCGCTGATTCCACACGTGCCGAATGCGACCTATATCCTGAAGCGGGAACTGCGCTGGATTCCGATTTTCGGGTGGTATACCGCCAAATACCAGCAGATCCCGATCAACCGCGGCAAACGCGCAGCGGCCCTGGCGGCCATGGTCGAGGCCGCCAAGAAGACCATTGCCGACAAACGGCAAATCATGATCTTTCCCGAAGGAACAAGGCGCCCGGCGGGCGCGGAACCGCAGTTCAAGTTCGGCATCGCCCATCTTTACAAGGATCTGAACTGCCCGGTTCTGCCCGTCGCACTCAACGCCGGGCTCTACTGGCCGCGCGCGTCCTGGATCATCTATCCCGGAACGGTGCTGGTCGAATTTCTGCCGCCGATCGCACCGGGTCTTGGGCCCCGTGCCTTTCATAATACCCTCGTGGACACCATCGAAACCGCAACCACGCGGCTGTGTGAAGAAGCGCGAACCGCCGAGAACCCCACGCCTATGCTCTCCGTCTACGACCGGAACCGGAAGGCCGCGAACGCGGAAACATAGGATTGCGCTGAATCGTTTCGATTCCCATATGAAAGAACAAGCGGCGAACGTGCTCAATTGGCGTTTGTCAATGTTCCTCTTATGTTCTAAGATGCAGCATGTCTACGACGTCAGTTACCGGTTCCAACTCCTCTCCCGGCTTTTTAAGCGGGCTCGCCCAGGCGGAGCGCTATAGCTATTTCGCCGGCCGTAGCGGGCAGCGCTACATATTCACGAAAATGTCTGTCGCCGATCTTGAGGATTGCCGACAGGCCGTTGTGATCCTGCTTGCAAAACCGGATCCGCAGTCGGGAAAAAGAAAGAGCGATTGTCCGGTCTGGCTCGGCGAGATCGACCGGCACGGCAAGCGTCACGGCCCGCGTCTCACCAAGGGCAGGTTGGCAAGGTCGGACGTATTCGTGCATCTCCTTGCGGAAAATGCCGGAATGCGCCGTTCGATCCTGAACGACCTGTCGTTTCCGGAAGAGGGTGAATAAGCGCCGGAACCAAGTCAGCCTTTTAACTGCTCAGCGAGCCAGCCGACGTTGTGATCTGCAATCCCCAGCTCTTCCAGGTGCGCCGCGGTGCTCAGAACGTAGTCCGGATTGCGACCGGATTTTCCGACTGCACCGGTAACGATGCCAAGCTGATCCGCCAGCGGCAAGGCACCGGCATATTGCGGATGCTTTCGGTCGACGACATAGGTCAGCGCTTCAACCATTTCTCCACCGCCAAGAGAGATCTTGCGCCAGCTTTCCAGATAAACGCCGGTCACCTGTTCTCGCGCCCGCAGATAAGCGATGGTCTCTTCCCGGTTGCCGCCGTGAACCCGAAACGCCATCCCACGGCAGGCCCCGCCGTGATCCAGGCCGAAGACAAGACCCGGATTCTCCTCGGTTCCCCGATGAACCCAGGAATAGACGCAAAGCGATCGATGGGCCCCGCGTAAGAGGGCCGGCCGCGCCATATCGTGGTCGAAGCCTGGATTCCACATCAAAGACCCATAGCCAAAGACCCAAAAATCGCTCATATCCGTCCGTTAAATGGTCATTGTTGCCGCTCACATAACAATGGCCGGCGGCCCGTGCAACGGGTGGCACCCAGCCGCGGCCGATTTTTGAAGCAGGATCGCAGGAGACCGCCTTGGGCGCCGGACAGAAAAAAAATCTGAAATTCCGCTACACGCTGATGGCGGCAGTGGTTGCCGTCGTGATCGCAGCCTGGTCCGGCGGCTGGTTCTACATCCGCGGCCTCGTGGATCAACGGATCACCACCGAACTCAGCATCGTCAACAGTTCAGGAAACCGGATTGCCTGCGGTAAACGGGAAATCGGCGGATTTCCCTTCCGGTTTGAAATCGGCTGCCTCGAACCGGTAATCACCGACGCCTCAGGCCTGTCCGTATCGCTGAAACGCCTGGAAGCCGTCGCCCTGGTCTACAATCCCTGGCACGTGATTTTCGAAGCCGACGGCCCGGCCGCCGCGGGTATCCCGTTCCAGGGAGAAGCTCTGGCGGCCACCTGGGCATCGGCGCTTTCAAGCGTTCGGGTATCCGGGAACGGCATTCGCAAGGTCGATGCCTCCGTCAAGGATTTCAATCTCGCCTCGACCGGCGTCGACTTCGGCGGCCTCAACGCCAAAACGGTCGGATTTCATGCCCGGCCGGTTCCAGAGACACCCAATGCCATCGAGGCCTTTGCATCGTCGGACGGATTACAGATCGAACAACCGGACGGGATTGGCGCTCCGGTCGATGCCCGCGTGCACCTGCGCCTGGAAAACGGCCTCGAACTCTTCTCAGGCGCGCCGCTGGCCGCGCTTCCCCACGATGACGACGGATCACTGCCCATCGATCTTGTCTGGATGTCGTTGAAATCGGAACTGACCGAAATCACCACAAGCGGCCATCTCCGGCTGGCGGCCGACGGCACCCTGTCGGGGAAGGTCGATCTGATGATCAAGGGAATCGATCAGTCGGACGACCTGCTCGCACGCCTGTTTCCCGCCGAAACCGGCATACCTGCCACATTGAAGGGAACCGCCATGGCCTTCGGTGTCCGCGAAACGAACCCAGAAGGGGTGGAAGTTACCCGGCTGCCACTGACAATAGATAACGGCGCACTCCGGGTCGGGATCGTGCCGCTCGGCATCACGATCCCGCCGCTTACAGCAGGGATGACCTGAGATTAATTACTCTAATCGCCCGCGACCCGGTCGATCGGGATGACATAGCTCTTGCGGTGATCGGGCTCGGCGATCTTTTCGTAAAGCGTCACGGCCGGAACGTTCTTGCCCGGCACCATCCAGCGCAGCTGCAGCCAGCCGCGGCTCTGGCCTTCCGCCACCAGGGTTTCGACCATCTTGCGGCCGATGCCCTGCTTTCGGAAATCCGGATGCACGTAGATATCCTCGAGCTGGCCGATGCGCAGACCTGTTATCAATTCCGGCAGGTCGAAGAAGACCGCGAAACCGACCAGCTGGTCCTTCTGGAATGCGCCGATCACCTCGGCTGTCTTGTCGGCGAGAATGCGTTCCGCGTAGTAATCGTCGGGACGCCGTGGCGCGCCCCGTTTCAGAGCCTGGGCATTTTCGGCAATGAGCGGTGCAAGTTTATGGGCCTCGTCGGACCTGATGGCCCTGATGTCCGTTTTGCTCATAAGATCTCCGGGAGCTGATCGGTATGTGTGAGCGCAAGATGTCCCGAAACGCGACCGACAATCAAGCACCCCGGTAAAATTCCGGTTGCGAATTGGCGCGCTTGTCCGCCATATGCCCCGGCAATGAACCTCCAACCAGAAGGAAACAGGCACTCATGTCAGCTCATGACGGTCGGCTGCGCGCGACACTTGTCGGACTGAGCGCCATCCTGATGTGGGCGACTCTTGGCCTCTTCGGCGCCGGATCGGGTAACGTTCCCCCGTTTCTTCTGAATGCCCTGTGTTTCGGCCTCTCCGGCACACTTGCCGTCCTATGGCTGATCATAAGGGGAAAACTTCGTCTGCTGCGCCAGCCCCTGAAGGTCTGGGCTTTTGGTACCCTGGGTCTTTTCGGCTTTCATTTTTTCTACTTCACGGCGATCCGTAACGCGCCTCCGGTCGATGCCAATCTGATCAACTACACCTGGCCACTGCTGATCGTGGTCTTTTCCGCCTTCCTGCCGGGCGAAAGACTGAGGCTCCATCACGTTATCGGAACCATCCTGGGCCTGGGAGGTGCCGCTCTGCTGATTACCGGTGGCGAGGGCCTGTCTCTCGATGGCGGCTCCGCGCTCGGTTACGGCGCGGCCGTCACATCATCGCTGTTCTGGTCGTCCTATTCGGTCCTGTCCCGCCGGCTCGGCAATGTCCCGACCGAAGCGGTGGCCGGCTTCTGCCTGATGACCGCCCTTTTGTCCGCTCTCTGCCACGTCTTTCTGGAACAGACCGTCTGGCCGGACGGGACGACCGAATGGCTGTCCGTTGCCGGCCTCGGCCTGTTTCCGGTCGGGCTTGCCTTTTTCACCTGGGATATCGGGGTCAAGCGCGGCGATATTCAGGTGCTCGGAGCCGCGGCCTATTCGGCCCCGCTTCTCTCCACCCTGCTTTTGATCCTCTTCGGTTTTGGCGCCTTTACGCTCTCAATCGTGCTTGCCTGCATCGCCATTACCGTCGGCGCCGTCATCGCGGCCAAGGACATGATCTTCGGTAAATCCGCACGCTCCAAAGCCGCTGTCAAAGTCTGATCCCGGTCGGATTTCGATGCGTGTCAAGACAAAGGGCGCGCCTGTCTCCAAAGGATCGATCTTCCACCCTTAGGTGAATTCCATCCTGCATCGCCTTCCTCTAAGTTGGCTGCAAACAGTTCCGGAACCGAGAGACCCTCCGATGACGACATCCATCCGCCCGCGCCGTTCTGCCCTTTACATGCCCGGTTCCAATACCCGCGCGCTGGAAAAGGCCAAGAGCCTAGATGTCGACTGCCTGATCCTCGACCTCGAGGACGCGGTCGCACCCGATATGAAGGCTGAGGCGCGGTCCCAGATCGTGACGGCGGTTCAGGGCGGCGGTTACGGCGACCGAGAAGTCGTCATCCGCATCAACGGCCTGGATACGGCCTGGGGCGAGGACGACCTCAAGGCGGCGATCGACGCTAAGCCCGATGCAATCCTGGTTCCGAAGGTCAACAGCCCGGCCGACCTGGAGCGGGCCGCCCACAAGCTGGCACTCGGCAACGCGCCTCAAAACGTCAGGCTCTGGGCGATGATGGAAACACCGCTCGCCATGCTCAACGCAGCAGCCATTGCCGCCTGCGGCCGCGATCCGGAAGTCCGCCTGTCCTGTTTCGTCATGGGCACCAACGATCTTGCCAAGGAAACCCGCGCCAAGCTCAATCCGGGCCGGGCGGTGATGATGCCCTGGCTGATGACCTGCGTGGCCGCCGCCCGCACCGGCGGCATCGATATTCTCGACGGCGTCTACAACAATTTCTCCGACCTGGACGGCTTTGCCGCGGAATGCGTCCAGGGGGTTGAAATGGGCATGGATGGCAAGACCCTGATCCACCCAAAGCAGATCAAGGCCTGCCACGCGGCTTTCAGCCCGTCGGAAGAA encodes:
- a CDS encoding EamA family transporter translates to MSAHDGRLRATLVGLSAILMWATLGLFGAGSGNVPPFLLNALCFGLSGTLAVLWLIIRGKLRLLRQPLKVWAFGTLGLFGFHFFYFTAIRNAPPVDANLINYTWPLLIVVFSAFLPGERLRLHHVIGTILGLGGAALLITGGEGLSLDGGSALGYGAAVTSSLFWSSYSVLSRRLGNVPTEAVAGFCLMTALLSALCHVFLEQTVWPDGTTEWLSVAGLGLFPVGLAFFTWDIGVKRGDIQVLGAAAYSAPLLSTLLLILFGFGAFTLSIVLACIAITVGAVIAAKDMIFGKSARSKAAVKV
- a CDS encoding CoA ester lyase, which encodes MTTSIRPRRSALYMPGSNTRALEKAKSLDVDCLILDLEDAVAPDMKAEARSQIVTAVQGGGYGDREVVIRINGLDTAWGEDDLKAAIDAKPDAILVPKVNSPADLERAAHKLALGNAPQNVRLWAMMETPLAMLNAAAIAACGRDPEVRLSCFVMGTNDLAKETRAKLNPGRAVMMPWLMTCVAAARTGGIDILDGVYNNFSDLDGFAAECVQGVEMGMDGKTLIHPKQIKACHAAFSPSEEEVAWARKINEIFDQPENASKGAIQVDGKMVERLHADMGLRVIAIADAIAARSEA
- a CDS encoding lysophospholipid acyltransferase family protein; the protein is MLFLRSSLFQILFYTVTLGLMVIGSPVLLLPRKWGWWIVPFWANLMLLLLRLIVGLKVEVRGKENIPRGGYIVASKHQSAWETFALIPHVPNATYILKRELRWIPIFGWYTAKYQQIPINRGKRAAALAAMVEAAKKTIADKRQIMIFPEGTRRPAGAEPQFKFGIAHLYKDLNCPVLPVALNAGLYWPRASWIIYPGTVLVEFLPPIAPGLGPRAFHNTLVDTIETATTRLCEEARTAENPTPMLSVYDRNRKAANAET
- a CDS encoding gamma-glutamylcyclotransferase, translated to MSDFWVFGYGSLMWNPGFDHDMARPALLRGAHRSLCVYSWVHRGTEENPGLVFGLDHGGACRGMAFRVHGGNREETIAYLRAREQVTGVYLESWRKISLGGGEMVEALTYVVDRKHPQYAGALPLADQLGIVTGAVGKSGRNPDYVLSTAAHLEELGIADHNVGWLAEQLKG
- a CDS encoding DUF2125 domain-containing protein, which translates into the protein MGAGQKKNLKFRYTLMAAVVAVVIAAWSGGWFYIRGLVDQRITTELSIVNSSGNRIACGKREIGGFPFRFEIGCLEPVITDASGLSVSLKRLEAVALVYNPWHVIFEADGPAAAGIPFQGEALAATWASALSSVRVSGNGIRKVDASVKDFNLASTGVDFGGLNAKTVGFHARPVPETPNAIEAFASSDGLQIEQPDGIGAPVDARVHLRLENGLELFSGAPLAALPHDDDGSLPIDLVWMSLKSELTEITTSGHLRLAADGTLSGKVDLMIKGIDQSDDLLARLFPAETGIPATLKGTAMAFGVRETNPEGVEVTRLPLTIDNGALRVGIVPLGITIPPLTAGMT
- a CDS encoding GNAT family N-acetyltransferase, which codes for MSKTDIRAIRSDEAHKLAPLIAENAQALKRGAPRRPDDYYAERILADKTAEVIGAFQKDQLVGFAVFFDLPELITGLRIGQLEDIYVHPDFRKQGIGRKMVETLVAEGQSRGWLQLRWMVPGKNVPAVTLYEKIAEPDHRKSYVIPIDRVAGD